In Ciconia boyciana chromosome 3, ASM3463844v1, whole genome shotgun sequence, a genomic segment contains:
- the EIF4A3 gene encoding eukaryotic initiation factor 4A-III: MSGSAGSGGTAGSARKRLMKEEDMTKVEFETSEEVDVTPTFDTMGLREDLLRGIYAYGFEKPSAIQQRAIKQIIKGRDVIAQSQSGTGKTATFSISVLQCLDIQVRETQALILAPTRELAVQIQKGLLALGDYMNVQCHACIGGTNVGEDIRKLDYGQHVVAGTPGRVFDMIRRRSLRTRAIKMLVLDEADEMLNKGFKEQIYDVYRYLPPATQVVLISATLPHEILEMTNKFMTDPIRILVKRDELTLEGIKQFFVAVEREEWKFDTLCDLYDTLTITQAVIFCNTKRKVDWLTEKMREANFTVSSMHGDMPQKERESIMKEFRSGASRVLISTDVWARGLDVPQVSLIINYDLPNNRELYIHRIGRSGRYGRKGVAINFVKNDDIRILRDIEQYYSTQIDEMPMNVADLI, from the exons ATGTCGGGGTCGGCGGGATCTGGCGGGACGGCTGGCTCGGCGCGGAAGCGGCTGATGAAGGAGGAGGACATGACGAAGGTGGAGTTCGAAACGAGCGAGGAGGTGGACGTGACGCCCACCTTCGACACCATGGGGCTGCGAGAGGACCTCCTGCGCGGCATCTACGCCTATG GTTTTGAGAAGCCCTCGGCCATCCAGCAGAGAGCCATCAAGCAGATCATCAAGGGAAGAGACGTGATCGCCCA GTCACAGTCAGGAACAGGGAAGACAGCAACGTTCTCCATCTCTGTTTTGCAGTGCCTGGATATACAG GTTCGCGAGACCCAGGCGTTGATCTTGGCACCAACTCGGGAGCTGGCTGTACAGATTCAGAAG GGTCTTCTTGCTCTGGGAGACTACATGAATGTCCAGTGTCACGCCTGCATTGGAGGGACCAACGTGGGCGAAGATATCCGAAAACTGGATTATGGGCAGCATGTTGTTGCTGGCACTCCAGGCCGTGTGTTTG ATATGATTCGTCGTCGAAGTTTAAGGACTCGTGCCATCAAAATGCTAGTTTTGGATGAAGCGGATGAAATGCTCaataaag gtttTAAGGAGCAGATTTATGATGTGTACAGATACTTGCCTCCAGCTACACAGGTGGTTCTGATCAGTGCCACTTTACCTCATGAAATTCTGGAGATGACCAACAAATTCATGACAGACCCCATTCGCATCTTGGTGAAACG TGATGAATTGACCCTCGAAGGAATCAAGCAGTTTTTTGTGGCTGTGGAGAGGGAAGAATGGAAGTTTGACACCTTGTGCGATCTCTACGACACACTCACAATCACCCAGGCTGTCATCTTCTGTAACACCAAGAGAAAG GTAGACTGGCTCACAGAGAAGATGAGAGAAGCCAACTTCACAGTTTCATCCATGCATGGGGACATGCCGCAGAAGGAGAGAGAGTCCATTATGAAAGAGTTCAGATCTGGCGCAAG CCGAGTCCTTATTTCAACGGATGTTTGGGCTAGAGGCCTGGATGTGCCTCAGGTGTCCCTTATCATTAACTACGACTTACCTAACAACAGAGAACTCTACATACACAG AATTGGCCGGTCAGGCAGATATGGCCGAAAAGGTGTAGCAATCAACTTTGTGAAGAATGATGACATCCGCATCCTGCGAGACATTGAGCAGTACTACTCCACCCAGATAGATGAGATGCCCATGAACG tTGCTGATCTTATCTGA